One Candidatus Hydrothermales bacterium DNA segment encodes these proteins:
- the gap gene encoding type I glyceraldehyde-3-phosphate dehydrogenase, with amino-acid sequence MKKKVRIAINGFGRIGRQVLKEGLKRENLEFVAINDLADSESLAHLYKYDSIFGITKEEIKVEKDGFLIDGKKILTFSEKEPAKLPWKNLEIDYVVEATGVFTDRTKAQAHIDAGAKRVVITAPGKGTKPDVTIVLGINDNMYDPKKHFVISNASCTTNCFSFLVKVVHENFKIQKGEMTTIHSYTNDQRILDQIHKDLRRARAAALNIIPTSTGAAEAIELVYPELKGKLKAVAIRVPTPTVSLCDFTAIVEREVKKEEVNEAFKKASQEMPKYLEYCDKPLVSSDFIGNPHSCIFDATLTETVENLVKVAGWYDNEWGYSVRVVDLLEFIAEKE; translated from the coding sequence ATGAAGAAAAAAGTAAGAATTGCTATAAATGGTTTTGGAAGAATTGGAAGGCAAGTTCTAAAGGAGGGTTTAAAGAGGGAAAACCTTGAATTTGTAGCAATAAATGACCTTGCAGATAGTGAGTCCCTTGCCCACCTCTATAAATACGACTCAATTTTTGGAATTACAAAAGAAGAGATAAAAGTTGAAAAGGATGGCTTTTTAATTGATGGCAAAAAAATACTCACTTTCTCAGAAAAGGAACCAGCAAAACTTCCCTGGAAAAATCTTGAAATTGATTATGTAGTTGAAGCAACCGGGGTTTTTACAGATAGAACAAAAGCTCAAGCTCACATAGATGCCGGAGCAAAAAGAGTCGTAATAACTGCTCCTGGAAAAGGCACAAAACCAGACGTTACGATTGTACTTGGAATAAATGATAATATGTACGATCCTAAGAAACACTTTGTAATATCAAACGCCTCCTGTACTACAAACTGCTTTTCCTTCCTTGTAAAAGTTGTACATGAAAATTTCAAAATTCAAAAGGGAGAAATGACCACAATTCACTCTTATACAAATGATCAGAGAATACTTGATCAGATCCATAAGGACTTAAGAAGGGCAAGAGCAGCTGCTTTAAACATAATCCCAACTTCCACAGGAGCCGCTGAGGCAATAGAACTTGTTTACCCAGAATTAAAAGGTAAGTTAAAGGCTGTTGCTATAAGAGTTCCAACTCCTACTGTATCTCTATGTGACTTTACAGCAATTGTAGAAAGGGAGGTGAAAAAAGAAGAAGTAAATGAGGCCTTTAAAAAGGCTTCCCAAGAAATGCCAAAGTATCTTGAATACTGCGATAAACCCCTTGTTTCATCAGACTTTATCGGTAATCCACACTCGTGCATCTTTGATGCTACACTAACAGAAACTGTTGAAAATCTTGTTAAGGTAGCTGGTTGGTATGACAACGAATGGGGCTATTCAGTAAGAGTAGTTGACCTGCTTGAGTTTATAGCTGAAAAAGAGTAA
- the bamD gene encoding outer membrane protein assembly factor BamD, translating to MKKFILILLILLVGCSFKIFKRTVPEELGIERHFAQGIYYFYKGKYEKARFYFNKVLFSGEIREFSDDVQFYIAKSYFLERNFETALSEYNFLLSQFPNSEHLEEAEFDIIKVEILKVSSPLHETHELEKVLPKIDNFLKKYPNSKFSDELMGLKNIVLNILAEKIYSIARLYENLKKYYSAEIYYKELIDKYPDTIWAEKARKKINKK from the coding sequence ATGAAAAAATTTATTTTAATTCTTTTAATACTTTTGGTTGGGTGTTCCTTTAAGATTTTCAAGAGGACTGTGCCTGAGGAATTAGGAATTGAAAGGCATTTCGCTCAGGGTATTTACTATTTTTATAAGGGTAAGTATGAAAAAGCAAGATTTTATTTTAACAAGGTTTTATTTTCAGGAGAGATAAGAGAGTTTAGTGATGATGTACAGTTTTACATCGCAAAGTCCTATTTTTTAGAGAGAAATTTTGAAACCGCCCTGTCAGAATATAATTTTCTCTTAAGTCAGTTTCCTAATTCGGAGCATCTGGAGGAGGCCGAATTTGATATTATAAAAGTTGAAATTTTAAAAGTCTCATCGCCCTTACATGAAACTCATGAACTTGAAAAAGTTTTACCTAAGATAGATAATTTCTTAAAAAAATATCCTAATTCAAAATTCAGTGATGAATTAATGGGATTAAAAAATATAGTTTTAAACATCTTAGCTGAAAAAATTTACTCTATAGCAAGACTTTATGAGAATTTAAAGAAATATTATTCAGCTGAAATTTACTATAAAGAGCTGATTGATAAGTATCCGGATACTATATGGGCAGAAAAGGCAAGAAAAAAAATTAACAAAAAATGA
- the nadD gene encoding nicotinate (nicotinamide) nucleotide adenylyltransferase has translation MKKVGVYGGAFDPPHIGHFLIAQEVYEKLQLDKLYFLVSYKPPHREVKAEFEDRLKMVELMLDGSSFYVSDFESKLNFTPTYTAIVLSEWKKRNKDEEIYFIMGQDQFLNLEKWYEYKKLFELSKIVVCKRQGDEIKKLSNFKEKVIFLDTRIIEISSKEIRARIKEGKSIHLMVHPEVEKYIKERRLYLK, from the coding sequence ATGAAAAAAGTGGGAGTATACGGCGGAGCCTTTGACCCACCCCATATAGGTCACTTTTTAATTGCCCAAGAAGTTTATGAAAAATTACAACTTGATAAACTATATTTTCTTGTTTCATACAAACCTCCTCATAGAGAGGTGAAAGCAGAATTTGAGGACAGATTGAAAATGGTAGAGCTAATGCTAGATGGGTCATCTTTTTATGTCTCTGACTTCGAATCTAAACTTAACTTTACACCAACCTACACAGCTATTGTTTTAAGTGAGTGGAAAAAAAGAAATAAAGATGAGGAAATTTATTTTATAATGGGTCAAGATCAATTTTTAAACCTTGAAAAATGGTATGAATATAAGAAACTATTTGAACTTTCAAAAATTGTGGTCTGCAAAAGGCAGGGGGACGAAATCAAAAAATTGAGTAATTTTAAAGAAAAAGTAATTTTTCTTGACACAAGAATTATTGAAATTTCATCTAAAGAGATAAGGGCTAGGATAAAGGAGGGTAAAAGTATACACCTTATGGTTCACCCTGAAGTGGAAAAATATATAAAGGAAAGGAGGCTTTACTTAAAATGA
- a CDS encoding histone deacetylase yields MRLIYSSRYEIDIGPHVFPTKKYRLIKEKLIEEGIAKESDFFEPEPESFEELKIVHTEEYLDDLKNLRWTRRTMFSELPLNKEVVDFYLIGARGTYLAALDALEKGLGIHIGGGWHHAFADKAEGFCYINDLAYAVKRLKKENKIKGALVIDLDVHQGNGTAKIFENDEDVFTFSIHQEDLYPVPKQRSDLDIGLWSGTGEKEYLEVLEESLSKIFEGRTFDLVLYQAGADPYEKDLLGNLRLTKEGLKKRDEIVRRYTLERGFKVVITLGGGYSSDIRDLIEIHSNTIKVFLLWKRERQSRM; encoded by the coding sequence ATGAGACTAATCTATTCTTCAAGATACGAAATTGACATAGGACCTCACGTTTTCCCAACTAAAAAGTATAGATTAATTAAGGAAAAACTAATAGAGGAGGGTATTGCTAAAGAAAGTGATTTCTTTGAACCAGAACCAGAATCCTTTGAAGAATTAAAGATTGTTCACACTGAGGAGTATTTAGATGACTTAAAGAATTTAAGATGGACAAGAAGGACAATGTTTTCTGAACTCCCCTTAAATAAAGAAGTTGTTGATTTTTACCTAATCGGGGCAAGGGGCACCTATCTTGCCGCGTTAGATGCTCTTGAAAAAGGGCTAGGTATACATATTGGCGGTGGTTGGCATCATGCCTTTGCTGATAAAGCTGAAGGGTTCTGCTATATAAATGATCTTGCCTATGCAGTAAAAAGATTAAAAAAAGAAAATAAAATTAAAGGGGCTTTAGTTATTGATCTTGATGTTCACCAGGGTAACGGTACAGCAAAAATATTTGAAAATGACGAGGATGTTTTTACTTTTTCAATTCATCAAGAAGACCTCTATCCTGTACCTAAACAGAGAAGTGACTTAGATATAGGCCTTTGGAGTGGCACTGGAGAAAAGGAGTATTTGGAAGTTTTAGAGGAATCACTTTCTAAAATATTTGAGGGAAGAACCTTTGACCTTGTCCTATATCAAGCAGGAGCTGATCCGTATGAAAAGGATCTCCTTGGAAATTTAAGGTTAACTAAAGAGGGCTTAAAAAAGAGAGATGAAATTGTTAGAAGATATACTCTTGAGAGGGGTTTTAAAGTTGTAATAACTCTGGGTGGTGGGTACTCTTCAGATATCAGAGATTTGATTGAAATACATTCAAATACTATAAAGGTGTTTCTGCTATGGAAAAGAGAAAGACAATCAAGGATGTAA
- the fabZ gene encoding 3-hydroxyacyl-ACP dehydratase FabZ: MEKRKTIKDVIKFVGKGLYTGGHAEIVLKPNDKRGIVFYVDGKFFPLSEVQFVYNKRGVSLIFENRTLMYAEHLMSALYGSGVDDCIVEVKSEEVPFYDSSAKFFVEKIMEVGIEEKDDPLEFYVIKRPYSKNFGGPRISILPDDKLEINYRFTHEPYKKYSFNFIFDVESYFKEIASAKTFITYEEAKELKEKGYFKGADEKTALIFKDGDVIDKDLVTFENEPARHKILDILGDIYLTGKRFKGKFIFEGTGHKETLEFIPFLEAFSGSGYELNSEEIRKILPHDYPFLLVDRILSVESDRIVGIKNVSYNENFFVGHFPELKIMPGVLIVEALVQTGGIMIYEKFKEKYDLKNKLPIFTGIDNLRFRNMVYPGDTLYMVVNLLRFKGKVCKIKGFVLKEEGIVCEGTFTALISE; encoded by the coding sequence ATGGAAAAGAGAAAGACAATCAAGGATGTAATAAAGTTTGTCGGAAAGGGTCTTTATACTGGGGGTCACGCAGAGATAGTCTTAAAACCAAATGATAAAAGGGGTATTGTTTTTTATGTAGATGGAAAGTTTTTTCCGCTAAGTGAAGTTCAGTTTGTATATAACAAAAGAGGAGTATCTCTAATTTTTGAAAATAGGACTCTGATGTACGCTGAACACCTGATGTCAGCTCTTTATGGCTCTGGTGTTGATGATTGTATAGTTGAGGTAAAGAGTGAAGAAGTGCCCTTTTATGACAGCTCTGCAAAATTCTTTGTTGAGAAAATAATGGAAGTAGGTATAGAGGAAAAAGATGATCCCTTAGAATTTTATGTTATAAAAAGACCTTACTCAAAAAATTTTGGTGGCCCAAGGATTTCTATTTTACCAGATGATAAATTAGAGATAAATTATAGATTTACCCATGAGCCTTACAAAAAGTATAGTTTTAATTTCATATTTGATGTTGAAAGTTATTTTAAAGAAATAGCTTCAGCAAAGACTTTTATAACTTATGAAGAGGCAAAAGAGCTAAAAGAAAAAGGATATTTTAAGGGAGCAGATGAAAAAACGGCGCTGATTTTTAAAGACGGAGATGTAATAGATAAGGATTTGGTAACTTTTGAAAATGAGCCAGCTAGACACAAAATCTTAGATATACTTGGTGATATTTATTTAACAGGAAAAAGATTTAAAGGAAAATTTATTTTTGAGGGTACAGGTCATAAAGAAACTTTAGAGTTTATTCCGTTTCTTGAGGCTTTTTCAGGCTCTGGGTATGAGCTTAACTCAGAGGAAATTAGAAAGATTTTACCTCATGATTATCCTTTCTTGCTAGTTGATAGGATACTATCTGTTGAATCTGATAGAATTGTGGGAATTAAGAATGTAAGCTATAATGAAAATTTCTTTGTGGGGCACTTTCCAGAGCTGAAAATTATGCCAGGAGTTTTAATTGTTGAAGCCTTAGTTCAAACAGGTGGTATAATGATATACGAGAAATTTAAGGAAAAATACGATTTAAAAAATAAGTTGCCAATATTTACAGGGATAGATAATCTTAGGTTTAGAAATATGGTTTATCCGGGCGATACCCTGTATATGGTTGTGAACCTTTTAAGATTCAAGGGAAAAGTTTGTAAAATTAAGGGTTTTGTTCTTAAAGAAGAGGGTATTGTCTGTGAAGGAACCTTTACAGCTTTAATTTCTGAGTAA
- the lpxA gene encoding acyl-ACP--UDP-N-acetylglucosamine O-acyltransferase, whose translation MSFIHKTAIIEGNVKIGENVYIGPYSVIEGDVEIGDFTYIDSHVVIKGRVKIGKENKLFKGCCIGYPPQDVKFKGEDTEVIIGSGNIIREYVTIHRATGEGEKTIIGDFNFLMAYSHIAHNSKIGNEVIIVNGAQLGGHVEVEDYVFISSNVLVHQFVRIGKYSIIGGGTHVKKDIVPFALCYGTPDAEIKGINSVGLKRRGIVGERLNNIKRAFKILFFSNLNVTQALERLKAEFEGNEDVSYIIKFIESSKRGITK comes from the coding sequence ATGAGCTTTATTCATAAGACAGCCATAATTGAAGGAAATGTAAAAATTGGTGAAAACGTTTATATTGGGCCCTATTCGGTTATAGAGGGAGACGTCGAGATAGGGGATTTTACCTATATTGATTCTCATGTTGTAATTAAGGGCAGAGTAAAGATAGGGAAGGAAAATAAACTTTTTAAGGGGTGTTGTATTGGATATCCTCCTCAGGATGTTAAGTTTAAGGGTGAAGATACAGAGGTTATAATAGGGAGTGGCAATATAATAAGAGAGTATGTGACGATACATAGGGCTACGGGGGAAGGGGAAAAGACTATAATAGGAGATTTTAATTTTTTAATGGCCTATTCACATATTGCCCATAATTCAAAAATTGGTAACGAAGTTATAATTGTTAATGGGGCTCAACTTGGTGGACATGTAGAGGTTGAAGATTATGTCTTTATAAGTTCAAACGTTTTAGTTCATCAGTTTGTGAGAATAGGAAAGTATTCAATAATAGGGGGAGGGACTCATGTTAAAAAAGATATAGTGCCCTTTGCTTTATGCTATGGTACACCAGACGCTGAAATTAAAGGGATAAATTCTGTTGGTTTAAAAAGAAGAGGAATAGTAGGCGAGAGACTAAATAACATAAAAAGGGCCTTTAAAATTCTTTTTTTTAGTAATTTAAATGTCACTCAGGCGTTAGAAAGGTTAAAAGCTGAGTTTGAAGGTAATGAGGATGTTTCCTATATTATAAAGTTTATTGAATCTTCTAAAAGGGGGATAACAAAGTAG
- the arcC gene encoding carbamate kinase — protein MKVVIALGGNAILPKDKSPDIVTQFENTEKTLRRLVPVFKKSKSAFITHGNGPQVGIELLRSFYARDVTPPYPLDILGAETQGWMGYMIVHILKEIFWEEKIEKEAVAIVTQVLVSPGDPEFKDPSKPIGPFFTQEEAESLRTKFPWPIKEDSGRGYRITVPSPEPIDIIEKDILKKLSEEGIVTVAVGGGGIPVVKEGNKLKARLAVIDKDKASSLLARLVNADLFMILTDVDFVYINYRKENQKELREVRVSELMNYIKEGHFSRGSMLPKVEASISFVLETGKRAVITSLERCIEGLEGSWGTQIIPD, from the coding sequence ATGAAGGTAGTTATTGCGTTGGGAGGAAACGCGATTTTGCCAAAAGATAAGTCACCTGACATAGTAACTCAATTTGAAAATACGGAGAAAACTTTAAGGAGACTAGTTCCTGTTTTTAAAAAATCAAAAAGTGCATTTATAACACATGGTAACGGTCCGCAAGTTGGTATAGAGCTTTTAAGAAGTTTTTATGCTAGGGATGTAACTCCTCCCTATCCCCTTGATATACTCGGAGCGGAAACTCAGGGTTGGATGGGGTATATGATTGTTCATATATTAAAAGAGATCTTCTGGGAGGAAAAAATTGAAAAAGAAGCTGTAGCAATTGTGACACAGGTTCTGGTTTCACCGGGTGACCCTGAGTTTAAGGATCCTTCAAAGCCAATTGGTCCTTTTTTCACTCAAGAGGAGGCTGAGTCTTTGAGAACAAAATTTCCCTGGCCAATCAAAGAGGACTCAGGAAGAGGTTATAGAATTACTGTACCTTCTCCCGAACCTATAGATATAATAGAAAAAGATATATTAAAAAAACTTAGTGAAGAGGGTATAGTAACTGTGGCGGTTGGAGGAGGTGGAATACCTGTTGTTAAGGAGGGTAATAAGCTAAAGGCAAGACTTGCTGTTATCGATAAGGATAAAGCCTCTTCCCTTTTGGCGAGGTTAGTTAATGCGGATCTTTTTATGATTTTGACAGATGTAGATTTTGTTTATATAAATTATAGAAAAGAAAATCAGAAAGAATTGAGGGAGGTAAGGGTTTCTGAGTTGATGAATTACATAAAAGAGGGGCATTTTTCAAGGGGAAGTATGTTACCTAAGGTGGAAGCTTCGATTTCTTTTGTTTTAGAGACAGGAAAAAGAGCGGTAATTACATCGCTTGAAAGGTGTATCGAAGGGTTAGAGGGGAGTTGGGGGACTCAAATAATTCCTGATTGA
- the rho gene encoding transcription termination factor Rho → MIDIAELKQKKINELISIAKELGIKVTHSLKKDELIVAIAQEYAKREGAEYREGIIEIHSDGYGFLRSPKNSYLQGTEDVYISQSQVKRFGLRTGDLVSGYIKVPIDGSVKFPAMVKVELINGLPPSELRSRSNFDDLIPYFPTRKIKLELEDEEDDLTRRIIDLFVPIGHGQRGLIVSPPRAGKTVMLQKIAQSIRKNHPDTIVIVLLIDERPEEVTDWKRKVDAEVISSTFDEPAERHAQVAKIVLERAKRLVELKKDVVILLDSLTRLTRAYNVLAEHSGRTLSGGLDATALIEPRKFFGAARNIEEGGSLTILASCLIETGSRMDDVIYEEFKGTGNMEIILDRKLAERRIFPAIDLKRSGTRREELLLPTSVLNRVWILRKLMADMSNIESMEFLIQKMRLYRTNTEFLEAMTQSK, encoded by the coding sequence ATGATAGATATTGCTGAGCTAAAGCAGAAAAAAATTAATGAGCTTATTTCTATAGCGAAAGAACTAGGTATAAAGGTAACGCATTCGTTAAAGAAAGATGAATTAATAGTAGCAATAGCCCAGGAGTATGCAAAAAGAGAGGGAGCAGAATATAGAGAGGGAATAATTGAGATTCATAGTGATGGTTATGGATTTTTAAGATCCCCTAAAAATAGCTACTTGCAGGGAACAGAAGACGTCTACATTTCACAGTCACAGGTAAAAAGGTTTGGCTTAAGAACAGGAGACCTTGTTTCAGGTTATATAAAAGTGCCTATAGACGGAAGCGTTAAATTTCCTGCAATGGTTAAAGTCGAGCTTATAAACGGTCTTCCTCCTTCAGAGCTAAGAAGTCGATCTAATTTTGACGATCTTATTCCTTACTTTCCGACAAGAAAAATTAAGTTAGAGTTAGAAGACGAGGAGGACGATTTAACAAGAAGAATCATCGATCTATTTGTACCTATAGGTCATGGACAAAGGGGTTTAATAGTATCTCCACCAAGAGCAGGCAAAACTGTTATGTTACAAAAGATAGCACAGAGTATAAGAAAAAATCACCCTGACACTATTGTTATTGTTCTTTTGATAGACGAAAGGCCAGAGGAGGTAACAGATTGGAAGAGGAAGGTTGATGCTGAAGTTATATCTTCCACTTTTGATGAGCCAGCTGAGAGACATGCACAAGTTGCAAAAATAGTACTTGAAAGAGCAAAAAGGCTCGTAGAATTAAAAAAAGATGTAGTTATACTACTTGATTCCTTAACGAGATTAACAAGGGCTTATAATGTGCTTGCAGAACATTCGGGAAGAACTCTTTCAGGTGGTCTAGATGCTACCGCGTTAATAGAGCCAAGAAAATTCTTCGGTGCTGCAAGAAATATAGAGGAGGGAGGTTCTTTAACGATACTGGCTTCCTGCCTAATAGAAACAGGTTCAAGGATGGATGATGTGATTTATGAGGAATTTAAGGGAACTGGAAATATGGAAATAATTCTTGATAGAAAATTGGCAGAAAGAAGAATTTTCCCTGCAATAGATTTAAAAAGATCAGGAACAAGAAGAGAGGAGCTTTTACTTCCAACTTCTGTTCTAAATAGAGTATGGATACTAAGAAAATTAATGGCTGATATGAGCAATATAGAGTCTATGGAGTTTTTAATTCAAAAGATGAGGCTTTATAGAACTAATACTGAGTTTCTTGAGGCAATGACACAGTCTAAATAA
- a CDS encoding HD domain-containing protein translates to MGKRVITLRDLLKEKKILKYIEEADRYMEKLGYTEHGLRHAKYVGETAGKILRELGYPERTVELAEIAGFLHDIGNVIHREHHAQFGALIAHQLLAELGMPVDEIIEVSQAIANHHEEDGVPTSVLTSAVIIADKSDVHRERVRKEKSNIKTDIHDRVNYSAKRSSVIVIPEKKVIRFDIEIDTKISPVMEYFEIFLQRMIIASIASKNLGQKFELYINNTKML, encoded by the coding sequence ATGGGAAAAAGAGTTATTACTTTAAGAGATCTTCTAAAAGAAAAAAAGATATTAAAATACATTGAGGAAGCAGATAGATATATGGAAAAACTTGGTTATACAGAGCATGGGCTAAGGCATGCAAAGTATGTAGGAGAGACAGCAGGAAAAATTTTAAGGGAACTTGGATATCCTGAAAGGACTGTAGAACTTGCAGAAATAGCAGGTTTTTTACATGATATAGGGAACGTAATCCATAGGGAACACCATGCCCAATTTGGAGCTTTAATAGCCCATCAACTTTTAGCTGAACTAGGAATGCCTGTTGATGAAATAATTGAAGTATCTCAAGCTATTGCAAATCACCATGAAGAAGATGGGGTACCAACAAGTGTTTTAACTTCAGCTGTAATTATCGCTGATAAATCTGACGTACACAGAGAAAGAGTTAGAAAGGAAAAATCTAATATAAAAACCGATATTCATGATAGAGTGAATTATTCTGCTAAAAGGTCGAGTGTAATTGTTATTCCAGAAAAGAAAGTGATAAGGTTTGACATAGAAATAGATACAAAAATATCACCTGTTATGGAGTATTTTGAAATTTTCTTACAAAGAATGATTATAGCATCAATTGCCTCTAAAAATTTGGGTCAAAAATTTGAACTGTATATAAATAATACGAAAATGTTATAA